Below is a window of Phoenix dactylifera cultivar Barhee BC4 chromosome 7, palm_55x_up_171113_PBpolish2nd_filt_p, whole genome shotgun sequence DNA.
ATGGCATTGAAACAGATGGAAATAAAAACTTTTGACAGGCATGCGTATCACCATAATTTAGAAACACCAAACAAGTTCACCACGTAGTTACAAGTCAATCTTAGTAATTTCTAAAcaactgcaaaaaaaaaaaaaaaaaaaacccaaaaaacCAACTCCAGGCCAGCCATCAATTTACGAACAGATGGCTAGTGGCGATAATAGCAGTCTGTATCCAAACTCCAATCATCCATCTCATCAATCTGGCTTTCAGGCACGCTCCAGCTCTGTGCCACTTTCAGGTCATCGCTGTCTGGAAGGAGCTGCAGTACCTGAATGCAATTCTCAGATCTAAGTTCTTGATATCCTTGAAAACGATCTGTAGCTGTGAATCGAGATGAATCTTAATACTTGTGTATGTCGCGTCTTAAAGAGTGCACTTCCACAAGTAAACCAGCCTGAGGCCCCATGGTTGCCATGCGATGGGATTTAatatattcataaaaaaaaattaagtagctgttttatttttcaaacaaACGACATTTACTCTACTAATCTGATATTTCAGGATTCCACACTTCTGCTGAATTGTAGCTTCAGCATTAAGTGCTATTAGTTAAGGAAAATTTAAACCAGTATGATGATAACAATAAGTGAAATATTGTTGCTGAAGATAACTTCGCTTTACACTTAAAGTAGGCGATTTTCTCGTCGTAAACAAATAAACAGTGCCTATTATGTTCTATATTCTAATTGAGTACTAAGGCCTATAAGATATCTTACCACTGGGAGGAAGGGGTGTTTATAGGAAAAGAAGGCAGTAAGACACAACTCTTCTGAGCTTTGTTTCTAAGTGATCAATTACAGAATTTTCAAGAAACATGTGATTTACCTCACTCATGGATGGACGCCAGATAGATGTCTGTCTCACGCAACAGGAGGCAGTAAGCACTAATCTCTGCAACTGACCCATATCATATTTACCTTCAAGCTTTGGGTCAGCTAGTTCAGCTATTTTCCCAGACTCTATAAGTGGCTTGGCCTGTACAAAATTGAATTTATCAGCAAGACGGCAACCAATTGACTTAGAACAACAGTAAGACTGGacaagttttatatatatatatatatatatatatatatatatatatatatatatatatatctcactGACCCAAAGGAGCAGGCTCGGCTTCGATGAGTCCACAGGCCTCCTGCCAGTAACAATCTCCAATAACAGAACCCCAAAGGCAAAAACGTCAGTCTTCTCATCAACAATCCCATGCATGAAGTACTCTGGCGCCAAATACCTGCTTGCGTTTCAGAAACATGGTTCAATTTTAAAATGCTCTATAGATCCATTTTACTGCTCTGTGTTACATTGACTAAGCTCATTGTCAGATTAATGGATTTATAGAAGGCTTGAGATATCGATTTAACGATGTCACTGCTCATTGTTTGAGGTTTACTTGTTTGAAGTAGTTGTCTTTGATGTTTCAATCAGTCATTATAGCTTTTCCATTCTGTATCTCATAAACTTCTTCAATGTAAAAGTTACTAATTATTTACCCAAAAGTGCCTTCTATTGGGATGATATAGTGATGAGTCCATTGCTTTGGAAGCCATTTTGCCAGTCCAAAATCTGAAATCTGGAAGAAGAAACTCCTGATCAAGCCAAGaaacataacatatatatatatgtatacatgcacACCCTGCTAATTCTAATTCAGACTAAACTAGGAGGTCCTTCACCTGGGGTTCAAAGTCTGGCCCAAGAAGAACATTGGAAGCCTTTATATCACGGTGAATAATTCGGCGCCTGCAGCAGTTGTGAAGGTAGTGCAGGCCTCTAGCAATCCCTATGGCTATCTTATATCTCACTGACCAATCGAGAAACTTGCCATCTTTACCTGAAAACATGATGCAGAATCTAGGTTTACGTTGACTTTGAAGAGCAATGGAAAGAGAGAATGGGTGAATCCTCACCATGCAAAGCTGACGCCAAGCTTCCATTAGGAGAGAAATAAAAGATCAAATGAAGTCCATTCTCAATGCAGCAGCCTATCAGGAAGGCAGCGTTTGGGTGGCACACATGCCCAATAATGCCTATTTCCGTgaggaattctttctcttttttctcacTGGTGTTGCCTTTAGCTAATCTCTTCACCGCCACACTTTGGCCGTCATGGAGGTTTCCTTTGAATACTTCTGCATATCCTCCTCTACCGACCATATTGTCTGATTtccaaaaattaattaataaaatatgaaaaacacTGTAATAATTGATGCAATATTCAGTAGGAGATGGCTAGAGATGTAGATTCAAATTggttcaaaaatgtatacaaTTCAAGCACAGTAGAACTATATTTCTATTGTTTGATATATTGAGATgggatttaaaaaaaagaaagaaaaggcatAGGATGCTAAATACTTGTATCTCTATGGTGAAAATAGCGTAAATTAGAAAAGTCCTgaagggaaagaagaaaagaacgtAATGTAGAATGATACACAAGTAAAAATTATGAATGCTGGCAGAAAGTTGGTGATCTTCATACCAGGATGGAAGTTATTTGTAGCACGGGAAATCTCTTCATAGCTAAAGCATCTCCAAGAAGGCTTTTGGTCTTCAGCCTCGGTTGAACACACATCAGTCTCCTTTCCAACCAATTCTTCTGTTGAACGAAAGAAAGGAAACAATAGCTTGACAAAAGACAGGCGCCTCCAAATGTTCGTGTGACTGCGACTGCTATTTTCATTACTAGATGGACTCAAGCACTCCTCTCGAGCATGGTTCTCTCCCTCAGGTCCATCCAGAACAGCTCTCGGTGAGTTCTTCTCGCAGATACTTTCACAGGATGAAtgcctcttttctttcttgggatttGACCCAAAAA
It encodes the following:
- the LOC103707134 gene encoding probable receptor-like serine/threonine-protein kinase At5g57670, whose amino-acid sequence is MDSTEECALSDKILVGISLDGRASNELLSWAIGNAAHPNDTIVALHVLVGKGEKKISSDKTTFRQAKAFVISLLGEFTDICQIKQVKLEAKVRSSSSIGRGLTDEAALIDANFLLVGGSRNSSQRNSFEITKYCFKYAPKGCSVIAVGKQGLPQNDTDLGSLTCEGNRSLSSTWNTKNIHVGKALSPLQKFFGSNPKKEKRHSSCESICEKNSPRAVLDGPEGENHAREECLSPSSNENSSRSHTNIWRRLSFVKLLFPFFRSTEELVGKETDVCSTEAEDQKPSWRCFSYEEISRATNNFHPDNMVGRGGYAEVFKGNLHDGQSVAVKRLAKGNTSEKKEKEFLTEIGIIGHVCHPNAAFLIGCCIENGLHLIFYFSPNGSLASALHGKDGKFLDWSVRYKIAIGIARGLHYLHNCCRRRIIHRDIKASNVLLGPDFEPQISDFGLAKWLPKQWTHHYIIPIEGTFGYLAPEYFMHGIVDEKTDVFAFGVLLLEIVTGRRPVDSSKPSLLLWAKPLIESGKIAELADPKLEGKYDMGQLQRLVLTASCCVRQTSIWRPSMSEVLQLLPDSDDLKVAQSWSVPESQIDEMDDWSLDTDCYYRH